In Vicia villosa cultivar HV-30 ecotype Madison, WI linkage group LG7, Vvil1.0, whole genome shotgun sequence, the DNA window atttctcttcttctttgtgtgtttctctttggttgggtttgtttgtatatttacttgaatcttatgtatatttaccgattataatgttatatttaacttgctttacgaatctgtgttgatgttatcctggatttttgctctatgctggggatttggggtgctttagagataaactcctcgaatctttatctaggatgattatctgttggttctgaactctagagatagatttagagctaacattcactgtttgtatccgtacttaatgctttcgtgtttgagcggcgcgcgagagatcgccgacgcgagaatacggatgttctcgtgacttcgcgttagagataaccttagttgtgagatgatctcgtttgtgctccagagatggacgcttatgtgagagatacgtgataacatagatgagtatcgtaggttgagcataatgggttggtaagtgtatgtttgtgaagagtgggtatatttacattcctgataagttatttctcttctaagaatgtgtttattcttttcatgtctatatctttgtttactttttgctcattcaaacccgagctcgaaaccgtagaaactgttgaatggcatctctccatctctgaggacgataattcccggatcaatatttccaaatcttgtttgttgcttgccctatactgcattcaacacccCCTAGCCCGTGACAGGAAAATGCTCCTCCCTTATGCGTCGAGCCTTAGCTTCCAGCATTGCTGGGGCTGGAGTTTCAACCGATCTTTTATGTTTGTGGGTAATTCCCCCTCCCCCTCCGAGATGACTCTTCGGGTTGTTAATGCTCGAGCCGACAACTTTGAGCCTCTCCCACCTTTCCCGACGCTCTTGAGCATGCCTTGGCCATCTGGTCTGcataaaaaaaataagggttagaAAAGGATGTAAAGTCCCACATGTAGGAAAGGAAAATTACCTACCTATATAGTCCATAAGATGATCGACACCTTCTCTCCAAAGCTTAATCACTTCCTGATAGCCTATGACTTTAAATTACCTTAAAAAAAGGATGGTTTGTCTCTCCGTAATAGTCAGGAACAACCAGTCATAGTCAGTAAATATTGACGGGGTCTCTATCCATGACAACATAAATAAGGGAACATCTTCAGGGTCCAGCATACCGAGGGAGTCCTTTCGAGCCCTAACCCGAACAAATTTGTCTTTCCAATATTTATAATTGTTAGAATGAGGTGTAAAAAGCCTTTGGTCTTTTCGATTGCTTAAGGTCACCCATCTGACCTTCACCAGTTTGGTAacgaaaaggagaagaaaacccaTACGGTATGGTTAATGTCTAGCTTTTTACAGATCATCTTGAAAGCCCTAATGTACCTCCAACTATTCAGAAACAATTGGGAAGAGGCAACATTAAGTACTTTGAGAATTTCTGTAGAGCAGTCAGAGAGAGGAAAAAGAACCCATATGTCTTTAATAAAAGGGAGGTAAAATTAGAAGAACGAGTAGGGAGGACAGGATGAGACTGGCAGGGTCACCCTCAACGAGAGCAAGAAACCCTCTAAAGCAACCCGATCATCGTCCCCCGAGGATGAGACGTTTATTCCTTCCAAAAAGACATGGATTTGATCCTCCAAAGAGAAAATGGAGGAGGAGTTACCCGTGCCCCTAGAAGCGGCGTAGGAGGAGGGTATTTTGTTCTAGAAATACAATAGAACAAAAAGAAGTCAACACAATCGTCGCAACCTTCGGAAAAGAACTATCTACCCAAGAATCCCGTTTCTAACGCCCAAAAATTTTCTACCATGTAAACCCCTTAAAAACTTGTCATACAATTCTTTATCTAAACCTTCCATTTTGGGCATCAACAATCAATTATTTGCACTATCTACTCAATTAAGTCATTAATTTGATCCATGGATTATTTTCATAATTACGTAATGTTTTGGTCTATAAATAAAAAGCTTCTGTAtcattttaaattatccaaaaaaCGTGAAAAACCTCACTTTTCATTTCTCTCATCACCTCTctaaatttttcatattttctcaCAAATTTTAGCCATAGTTCTTTGAGAGTATTTTTTAGTACATTGATTTTTCTCTTGAGTATTATTCTGGGTGAAAGCATACTTGCAAATTTACCAAGAGTAAATTTTTTACTTGAGTAAATAATGCTTCCTTAGAAAGTTATCATTTTGGTTGGGAGTTAAACCATTAAAAAATATCTTGTTTGTATTTGGGGATTAGTATAAGTCTCATTTTTATTTGTGAGCTCCATCATTGAAAAAGCTATATTTTGGTTTGTTGAAATCAGCCAGTGAAAATCTCCACGAAAGTTCTTGAGCTCAGTCTGATTAAAAGTTATATCAGTTCGAGATCAACGAGGTTTAAAATCTCAATCAATTTATAAGTTGATCCTGGTACAAAAACTCAGTAGGTTTAAGATTAGCCTGATGAAAATCTTTGTTTGGTTCGTGGTCAACCTCTGTAAAACCTCAGTTAAGTTAAGCGGATAACCAACACAAAACTCCAGTTCAGTTTGAGACCAGTTTGTGCAAAATCTCCATTTGGTGCTCTTCAAGCCATGCTcattgtttggattgaagactaaccgcttcaaGTCATGACTTTTTATTCACCTTCAAAATGAAGAAGAATCTCGGGGACAACATAAAAAATATGAAGTCTTGCTTGTTTCTAACAACAAAAAGAATTTCAATGAGGATAAGAGTTTATAAcaaaaatttgataataaatgagttaattgtatgataaatttttaaatattgaatTATAACATATAATTAGTCTCTAAAATAAAAGTATAATGGTTACAATAAATAACCATTGAGAATAAAATTTATACTttgattataaatttttattagttatatacaaattattttataattaaaatttgagaaaTGCTAATTGTCACAAAATATCTATGTAATTACTAAAGAGCTATGAAAGAATAACTACATTTATAAAATAATGAAGTGTTCCCTTAAAAACtaatttaattgaaaatttgCTAGCCGTTGGGAGTTGAACCGTTGACATCAAATTGCCATAACAATAACTGCTCCGTTGGCTTCAAGTAACATTTTGTACATTAACTTCACtaacaaatatacattttattatTCCAGTATTATAACTTCCTAACCATACCTCCTTCTAAAGCTCTCAAGCATAACGAATACTCTCaaaatcattttttggaaagaggATCATGCCACTTCATTAGTTCAGACATCTATAATCTTTTAGTGTAATTTCTCTTTtcttatcctttttatttttcatttaatttctcTACCTTGAAGTTGCATTGCATATTTATTCAAAtacttgaaaaatatttttaaactctgattttaaaaatgattttatttttaatcaagatTTTCAATGGAGTCTCATATTCAACAATAGTGACTCCAaaactccatatatatatatatatatatatatatatatatatatatatatatatatatatatatatatatatatatatatatatatatatatatatatatatatattgtgtgtGATCCACATTATTTGGAAGCGTGACCTGCACCACCAACGGTCACGATCTCATCGTGAACTATTCAAGAAACACTTAAATGCCTTAGATTAAAAAGAATCATTACCGTTAGACGTAAGGACACATGTTGAGATGTGCATGCGATACATTTCTAATCACACATGGAGACTTTTAACACACCTCTTTCCAAAGACATCAACATATTATCAATGGTCTTCTATTTTCTTCTACCATATTTTACATTAAAGATGAACTCGACAAAGTCCTCGTTCTACGATGTATGAACAGGGGGGGGGGACTGTTCTGGCCCTTCCGCAAGGCTCGCAAAGAAGACCTGATAATAAGTGTTTGAAGAAGACACATGAAATAGGAGAACCATCATGCTTGTGAAGGAAATACGATCACACCCCATCACATATCTCATCGTCGAATCTAATGAACGACAACCAACACAAGGCGCCGAATCACACTCGGACGATTTTAACCGTTCATGCATATAAAGACCTGATCACACTATTTCATGTATTTATTTCATTAAACTACTTTTTCGATTACTCACTGACTTGAGCATTAGACTGCTAATCTTTCAGGTCTACCTCCTTTCCACCACACCGGAAGTCTGATCCATCGAACAATAAAACTGATATGTCGAAACTGAACACGATTCCATCTCTTCTTCACTCATCTCTAGTTCTTGAACAGAATTCCAACCGATTTTATTGCTTTAAAAGATTCGTAAATGTCTTAATTGAATGCCACAAAATTTCTTAGAATCTTATAAAAGTCTTGAttaaatactataaaatatgTTTACCATATATATAAATGGTATTTTAAAAACCTTGAAATCTTCCATCACACCCAGAAAAATCAATTTGATAGTTGAGTCGTGAGGTGACGATTAAACTAACATGTCAGCACTAGACAGTTAAATTACGCGTGCTGCGGGaccaaattaaatttttttgggtTTGAATCACTCTGGCGTTTGAATCAAATTTCCCTTTGGCCGAACAAAACCATTTGCATTGAAAAACACATGCTCACGAATGAATGCAGAGACTCCAATCCCTTATTCGAGCTTCACCCATTACACTACCTTCTCTGAAAGCAACCCATTGTCTAGCAATCAAGTCAGGTTCCATATCAGACCTCTACACAGCCAACAACCTCATAACATCATACTCAAAATGTGCTCAACTTCCCCTTGCTCACCAACTGTTCGACGAAATGCCTCACAGAGATACCGTATCATGGAATGCAGTCATTTCATGCTACGCAAACACCGGAGACCTGGATTATACATGGAAACTCCTCAACAATATGAGAATCTCCGGTCACGTAGTTGACAGCCACACATTTGGGAGCATTCTTAAAGGTGTTGCTCGAGCTGGCGGCCTTGATCTTGGAAAGCAGATACATTCGGTTATGATTAAGATGAGGTTTAATGAGAATGTGTTTTCAGGGAGTGCGCTTCTTGACATGTATGCCAAGTGTGGTAGAGTTGATGATGCATTGGTTGTGTTTCGGTATATGCCAGAGTGTAATTTCGTGTCGTGGAACACGTTGATTGCGGGTTATTCGCGAGTTGGTGATGTTGAGATGGCGTTTTGGTTGCTGAGATGTCAGGAGATGGATGGTGTTGGGATTGACGATGGGACGGTGGCTCCGCTTTTGACATTGCTTGATGGTGTTGAGTTTTGCAGCTTGGTAATGCAGCTGCATTGTAAAATTATGAAGCACGGGCTGGGGGATTTTAATATTGTCTCCAATGCTCTTATCATGGCGTACTCAGAGTGCTATTGTTTACAAGATGCTGAGAGAGTGTTCGATGGTGCTGCCACGTGTCGCGATCTAGTTACATGGAATTCCTTGCTTGCGGCTTACTTGCTTCACAAGAAAGAAGATCTTGCGTTTGGAGTTTTCATTGACATGCAGAGTTTTGGGTTTGAGCCTGATGATTATAGTTATACTGGGGTCATCAGTCATTGTTTTGTCAAACACCACAAAAGCCGTGGAGAATCTTTACATGGGTTGGTGATAAAAAGAGGGCTTCAGGTTTCTGTGCCTGTTTCTAATGCTTTGATTGCCATGTATCTTGGATTTGATAATAGGGGCATGGAAGATGCATCGAAAATCTTCTTTTCCATGGATGTTAAAGATTGTTGTACATGGAATTCTGTTTTGGCAGGGTATGTGCAGGTTGGTTGGAGTGAGGAAGCCTTGAGGTTGTTTGTGCAAATGAGATATCTTTTTGTAGAAATTGATGACTATACTTTTTCCGCTGTCATCAGATGTTGTTCAGATTTAGCAACACTGCAGCTAGGTCAACAGGTTCATGTTTTGTCACTTAAAGTAGGCTTTGATACAAATAAATATGTCGGGAGTTCATTGATCTTCATGTATTCTAAATGTGGTGTCATAGAAGATGCTAGGAAATCTTTTGAAACAACTTTCAGTGACAATGCAATTGTTTGGAACTCGATCATCTTTGGGTATGCACAACACGGACAAGGAAACATTGCACTTGAACTCTTTAACTTAATGAGAGAGAGGAAGATGAAACCTGATCATATAACCTTTGTCGCAGTTCTCACTGCATGTAGTCATAATGGGCTCGTAGAAGAAGGCCGTAAAATTATACAATCTATGGAGTCTGATTTTGGTATTCCGCTGCGAATGGAGCACTATGCTTGTGCAGTTGATCTCTATGGTCGGGCTGGGCATCTAGAGGAGGCAAAAGCTTTGGTTGAAACAATGCCTTTTGAACCTGATGCAATGGTGTTGAGAACTTTATTAGGTGCCTGTAGAAGTTGTGGTGATATTGAATTAGCTAGTCATGTGGCAAAAACATTGCTAGAGTTGGAGCCTGAGGATCACAGCACTTATGTTCTGCTCTCGGACCTTTATGGGCGTCTGAAGATGTGGGATAAAAAAGCTAGTGTAACTAGGCTGATGCGAGAAAGACATGTGAAAAAGGTTCCTGGTTGGAGTTGGATAGAAGTGAAAAATGAAGTGCATGCTTTCAATGCTGAAGATCACTCTCACCCTCAGAGTGAGGAGATATACAAACTGTTACTACAATTAAAAGAGGGGACTAAGTTGTTTGATAATTTTGTAGGTTAAACTTTATAACTAGATGGTTATGATGATGAAAATTTCTTATGATCAAAGTGTATTGTTTATTGGGTTTGATTGGAAGATTTTGAAGATGGCGCACactgtagttttaaaatgcaGTCTACAACAACAATTTATATTGCAAAGCAAAGGTATTTAGCTCTCTGTGACTATATCATGATGCAATTACGTTGACATTTGTCTGCATTTTTCTGCAATGTAATCGCAATCACGACTGCAGTCACAATTTAAAATTGGTGTGCACCATGTCTCTTCACAAAATGCCAACATTTATTTCATAAGGAAGAAATGAACTTGTGCTTCCTTTTCAAAGAAAAGATTATTCTTGTTATAAAGTTTACTCTTTTAACTGATTATTCTTGTTATAATGTTTACTCTTTTAACTGCATATTGAATACTTGTGATTGCCATAAAGGATTGAAGGAGTTCTTGCCAGCAGGTTCAAAATGAGGTATGCCATGATGTTTATAATATTACTTTGAAATGGTGAGAAGTGATTAATGAGCAGTATCACCAAACGAGAGTAATAATTTGCAATTAGAAAGAAATTATTCCTAAATGCTTCTGTTCATATCCTCTAATTTTACTTTTGTTTGAGATAAAATTGTAGTCAACATGAAATATGCACACAATAATCATTACAATGGCATATGTCAACTGATACTATTTGAAGACAAGAACAAATTTATGTCAAGTATTGGGGCTTTAGTTCACTgctaattgcatataccagtcagtGACCTGCAAAACATATTTGCTTCAAGCTTAAAAAAACAACTTATCACTTGTTTAGGTTCCAATTCCAACGAAGTTTGTTAATTACAATCTAGACAGGTATATTGCAAGAAGTAGAAATTCATATGTTACCAGCTCTTAAATTTTcccttttctatttctttttgcaGAAAGCCGCAATTAAGATGATGGATAAGCAATCATCAAAAGAATTCCTTACTAAATGAAAGCTTCTGACACAGTTCCATCACTTGAACTTGGTATGACATTTTCCCAATACTGATATTATTCAACATTTGAATCTTCAGAATTTTTAGAGTTATTATACAAAAGAGTGGGAGGAAGCTCACTAAAGAACTATGCAAAACATATGGCCATATGGCAGCCTATTGAGTCAAATATAAAGGATTACTTTCATTCTTTTCTTGTATGATTTAGAGTTCTTTTTATGAAGTTCTATTTATTGTCCCCCTTTTTCTTAACTTCTAATTAACATTGAATAAGGAAATATCACTACTAGCTTTTTAAGTTCCAACGAGTTATTGCTGGATGTCTTCACTAGTTCCTTGACAGATTGAATTAGTAATCGTTAAGAGTCTTACATCAGACAATATATGAcctgaacatgtgcttataaatGGGGATATCCCCACCCTACAAGTTggttttgtaaggttgagttagaCCCAAGCACATTTTTAAGAGTGTATTAAAGCTTATCCAAGATCCGTTGGGCCACCTACTATCATGTTTTCGCTATCGGACAACCTACAATTTGTATCCACCCTCCATATGTCTGTCCGGTCTTGGGCATGAAAGGGTGTGTTGAAGAGTCCTATATTAAAAAGGATATGGTCTCAATATATGTTTATAAGTGGAAACAAATTCCTCACCTACAAGCTGGTTTCGTTAGATTGTGTTAGACCCAACCACAATTGTTATATATGTCACACATTTGGTGCCTATCATTTATATACCCCAACTTAACTTAAGTTGGAGAGTTGATATATTctacttataaaaatattaagtaaTTAGGATAGGCATGATATCAAAGTTATTAATATTATGTAACTAATATCGAGATTATATATTGATTCTCTTGGTACCTATATAAAAGAGTCTCAATTGTGTATTTCAGATTCAAAGAccattttatctttttcttccttattttttagcttcatttaaatattatattcattcataatgataaaaaaattgaaaagacaATTTGTTCCTAAAAGAAGGAAGGTGTTCAAAATAAAAGATAGTTTAAGAATTAAAAGAACAACCGAATCTTATCTACGAAGATCAAATGATGCTATAATGTTCTATCATATATCATATCTCCATCTAACTCATTAATCTCTAGATCTTTCTTACTAGTTTTTATATATCTTCCTCTATCTCTAGTGATTTGACTATCATCAATTTAATCTACTCTTCTTACTATAAAATCTACATCTACTTGTCGAAACCACCTCAGTTGAATTTCCACCATCTTTTTTACTATAAGACTATCCCAACTCTCTCTTATGGTGTCATTCCTGATCCTATTTTGTCTACTCTCACTACACATCTAACACAACATTCTCATTTCTGTTGCATTTATTTTATTCTCATATTGGTTTTTTCCCTCCCAACACTCCATCCCATACAACATTGTCAGTCCTACGAATGTACGATAAAGTTTTCCTTTCACTTTAAGAGTTACCTTCATGTCACATAAAACACTTGAGACCCTCCTCCATTTCTACCATCCAACTTGAATTTTGCGGCTTACATCTCTTTATTTTCCTGTCCTCTTGTACTAAGGGTCCAAGATATTTAAACCATGTAACTTGTGCTATTACTCCTTCGTTAGACACTTTTAAGACTTGTATCTAAGTCTCTAACTTCCCATTTGATTTCTCTTCCGAATCGCAAAATAGGACTATATCATCTGCACAAAACATGAATCTCGGTGTTGGCTCTTGGATGTATGTATTTTGTAAGTACAtctaaaattaaagtaaaaagaTAAGGGTTTATAGTTGATCATTGGAGAAATCTTATTCTTAGAATGCGTGGTTGGGCTTATCTCAACCTTACAAAACCGATTTGTAAGATGATGATTGCCCCCATTTATAAAGTGGAACACATGCCAAATCTCTAAGCAACTTGAGACTAAATTCACCCCTTCAAATCCAACACAATGAAGGTATTGAAGCTGCAATGAAGTCTAGCCAATTACCGCAATTTAGGCGATTAGGGGTGGACCGCAATGAAGGCAGAAACTCAACACGTATTATTATGGGAAAATATTATGTAGCTCCACCCTATATCCTCACACTAATTGAGACCTCTTCGTACATATTCTTGATAGCGCTTTACTAGGAAAACAAACAACTAGTTAATTCATACCAGTGGCGCAGCCAGAAATTTTAGACAATCTGGGCAAAAAATTTAACCGCAAGTTACATGCGacttaatatataaatagtccTAAAGTGTGCTACATAAGAGAGATGAAACCTAACCTGCAAATACTGTGCTAAATAAAATTAGGAGGTAAATGCTCTCTCCGAGACCTCTTTGCGGTGAATTTTTgaataatatcaacatctttaagtgacttgaattAAGATTGATcaacctaattaactaattaaaaataaatttaattaattaataaagatgataaagaaatcaaaaataaaataaaatagaaatggaGGTGGGTTAAATTTACATTAGAAAAGGAAAAGTTAGGCCTATAACTAAACAAATGAGGAAGAGAGAAATATAGTAGCCCCCACCCACCCCCACACCATATTTTCGAATCCTAGTCCATAATTTCCAGAAACATTATCAATGTTATTTAGTTTTGATTTCTATCTGAAAACCTAACAttcaaaactcaaattaaacaaAAACCAAACACAAATCCAACCAATTGGCAAATGGTTTACATTGAGGTAAcaagagaaataaaaaataaagaggagACTCACATGGTGGGAGCTATTCCGACGGTTCACGGTTCCGGTGAAAGCTCTTgttcataaataattaattgggttgggcctgaaccattgattattcatctattttaattttcacaccatatttttactaattttgcccctagttttgtctaaaaatcaactattaaattagaggtatacaaagaaaataggggttgagtcTGGGCACGTGCCCGAGCTGGCCCAGCCCGGGCTAGCTGGACCATGGAAACGCCCCTGATTCATACCATTATATAAAGGCAACTCCAAAGTTAACTATCTCTAACTACTATTTATTATGGTTAGACATTTTTTCTGGACAAATTTTAGGCATTTTTCTTTTACAAATTTATTCTTAATAACATAAAcctttttcaaattcaagtttaaaacataaaatatgaATATTGAAAGATTTGATTACATAGATATTAAAAAAGTGAAATGAACgaattatattaaaatagataTTACAAAATAAAGCATAATATGTATGTTCTTCAGGAAAAAACGATGAATTGATCTCTTTTGGCTTATAAATACAATTTGGTTGAGATATCTTTGCCATTGTTTTCTTTTGTACTTCATTTATTCATATATTTCAAGTGAGTTAATTAGGCCCATTCAAGCGATTTGGTTTGTTTAGTCAATTATGGTTAAGATTTTACACTGTACTAACCTTTATTAAACTCTGTTTAAAAAGACCAGAAAAATAATTTGATGCTGAATTTAACAGAATCGTTATATGCTACCTTGATTTTGGCTAAATTTTCACTTTAGAGCTTCCTATACATCATGTTTAACAATTTGGAGCTACTATTAATTATAACATCGTTTTACTATGTGTATTTATACTAGAAAAGGGATGAAAGACTGGCCAAGGCACAGGTATTTGTTGGGCACATAAGTGTCAAATTATGGCAAAGGAACATGGCGTCAAATCAAGTTTAAGACATGACATGGTGAGTGTTTCAAGTTGCTTTGGATATATCTGGCCTgaattataaacaaatattctctttttaggttcattgagtaatgaatgtatctggtctacataAAGACcagatatatttattatttaatgaacctaaaaagagaaaatttgcttataataataGGCAGAGGGAGTACTTATGATAATAATCTTCTGTAATTGGAATCAAAGTTGAACCTGACTCATTGGACTGTACTGTATTATAAAGGCAGGCCTAAATGAGAAGGGAAACCATGGTACTAAAAACTTGAAAACATAGAACAAGAAACATGTGCAAGCATGTGCTTTCAGTTCCCACCACAAGGTCCAGCTAAGAATCAATGCTAGGCTATACTAACAGCATTATACACTATCAGCTCCTTGCTTCTCAATCACTGCCAATGACAGTCACTTGTTTGGTCTTATGTAATTTTTCAAAAACTGTAAATTTCAGTTTTATACTATGGTATTGAATCTTGTGAAAATAGTGTCTGTAGTCTGTAAAAAGGCTGCAGTATCTAAACAAGAACTTCATCACTAATTCAATGGTTTGTTAAAACCTTGCCTTTCTCTTTTAGCTACATGACTCGTTAGGTATATTTATCATTTGAATCTTTGCATGCCGCACAAACATATCTACCGGAAAATTTACAATCCACATCCTTTCTTAGAGATccattgaaaatataatattgaCCCTGTCCAAAAGAGTCGTTCATAATGCTATTGTTAATGAAGCATCACAAAACCAGACGTATCCCTCGCCTCAAACTGTGGCCTACGACAACCACCCTTTCTTCTTGCATATAGATGCATGCTAGGTTACTCTACTATGTCACAAATGTTCCTGTCCAATAGTCATTTCTCTATAATTTTCAAGAAAATAGAGAAGCACAACAAAAATGAAAAACGATTGTTGTCATGGTCCGAAAGGATACATAAATGGATTTCAGAAGGACTTTATGTATCCTATAATACTAtgcaaatattataaatattttaaatttaaacatatttgattaaatgtttGATGATTAGAAAGAAGGTGTAGGTTTAACACTTGATTTGGATGAAAAGTgataaattgaaaattttaaagtgTGTTTAGATGAGATgattaaaagtttttaaaaattttaaaatcgtAAGCAATTTAAATGAtctaattgaaattaatttattttaaaattattttgtttggataaaTCATTAAAATTATTCAGTAAAATTTGAgttcatttttataaattttaaaatttttagaccaaatttaaaaaatagagaTGAAGTTGCAAATTCTAAAAATTTAATGGgatcaatttataaaatttaaaaattattaaaaaccaatttataatttttgaaaaaaatttaagaacCAATTTACAAAATTTGGAAAAATATGGgaaaaaatttgcaaaatttaaaataataataataaggcttaaatgcacttttggtccctgtaagttagcgagttatttattttcgtccctgtaagttttttttttgtttgagtccctatatcttactttttgcttgaggtttagtccctaaaggcaaaatctgcaggtttcctgcggatcTTCCTGTAAATTTTCCTGCAAATTTTGATTTCAGGGACTAAAACGAaggcg includes these proteins:
- the LOC131620517 gene encoding putative pentatricopeptide repeat-containing protein At3g25970 gives rise to the protein MQRLQSLIRASPITLPSLKATHCLAIKSGSISDLYTANNLITSYSKCAQLPLAHQLFDEMPHRDTVSWNAVISCYANTGDLDYTWKLLNNMRISGHVVDSHTFGSILKGVARAGGLDLGKQIHSVMIKMRFNENVFSGSALLDMYAKCGRVDDALVVFRYMPECNFVSWNTLIAGYSRVGDVEMAFWLLRCQEMDGVGIDDGTVAPLLTLLDGVEFCSLVMQLHCKIMKHGLGDFNIVSNALIMAYSECYCLQDAERVFDGAATCRDLVTWNSLLAAYLLHKKEDLAFGVFIDMQSFGFEPDDYSYTGVISHCFVKHHKSRGESLHGLVIKRGLQVSVPVSNALIAMYLGFDNRGMEDASKIFFSMDVKDCCTWNSVLAGYVQVGWSEEALRLFVQMRYLFVEIDDYTFSAVIRCCSDLATLQLGQQVHVLSLKVGFDTNKYVGSSLIFMYSKCGVIEDARKSFETTFSDNAIVWNSIIFGYAQHGQGNIALELFNLMRERKMKPDHITFVAVLTACSHNGLVEEGRKIIQSMESDFGIPLRMEHYACAVDLYGRAGHLEEAKALVETMPFEPDAMVLRTLLGACRSCGDIELASHVAKTLLELEPEDHSTYVLLSDLYGRLKMWDKKASVTRLMRERHVKKVPGWSWIEVKNEVHAFNAEDHSHPQSEEIYKLLLQLKEGTKLFDNFVG